GGCCAAGTCAGCCGGTTCGGCGTCGTGGAAGGCCACCTCGGCCAGGGCCGGCTGTGGTGACCTGGTGCTGGAGAGGCCCTCGAACACGCCGTCGGGGACGACGAACGTGGCCGCGCCGGACCACCCGGCCCGATGGAGCACCTGGTGGGAGGCCGCCGAGGAGGGCACCACGACCTGACGGACCTCACGACCGGCGTCCAGCGCCTCGGCCACCAGGGAGGGGCCCTCCACGACGTAGGCGGCCTCGTCATGGCGGAATCCACGGTCGCGGACCAGCCGGCGCATCCGCTGGATGCGCGGGTTCCGCCCTGAGACCTCCTCGGTCATCTGGCTGGCTCCACGGTCATCTGGCCGGGAGCCGTGTATCAGGCTGCTTCGGCGGACGTCGCCAACTGAACGAGGGCTGCGAACGCCTCCGGCTCAGCGACCGCCAGGTCGGCTAGGACCTTTCGGTCCACCTCGACGCCGGCGGTCTTCAGGCCGGCGATGAAGACGCTGTAGCTGGTGCCGTGCTGACGGCAGGCGGCGTTGATGCGCTGGATCCAGAGGCGACGGAACTGGCCCTTGCGGGCCCGGCGGTCACCGAACGCGTAGTTGCCCGCGTGCATGACCGCCTCGTTGGCGGACTTGAAGGTCCGGCTCCTGTCGCCGTAGTACCCCTGGGCCTGCTCCAGGATGGCCTTGTGCTTCTTCTTGTTGTGGACGGCTCGCTTGACCCTGGCCATCACGCTCTCCTTGTCGGTTCTGTCGTCGTCGTACGACGGGTGGAAGGTCGGTTCGGTCGGGGACGGGGTCCCCGTGGGTGGCCACCGGACGGTGGCCGCGGGTTCAGATCCCCAACTGCCGGCGTACGGTCGGTGCGTTGGCCGGATCCACATCGCTCTGGCGGGCCAGGCGACGCTTCCGCTTCGGGGACTTCTTCTCGAGCATGTGGCTGATGTAGGCGTTCCGGCGCTTGAGCCGACCGGTTCCGGTCACCTTGATGCGCTTG
The window above is part of the Acidimicrobiales bacterium genome. Proteins encoded here:
- the rplT gene encoding 50S ribosomal protein L20; amino-acid sequence: MARVKRAVHNKKKHKAILEQAQGYYGDRSRTFKSANEAVMHAGNYAFGDRRARKGQFRRLWIQRINAACRQHGTSYSVFIAGLKTAGVEVDRKVLADLAVAEPEAFAALVQLATSAEAA
- the rpmI gene encoding 50S ribosomal protein L35: MPKMKTHRGAAKRIKVTGTGRLKRRNAYISHMLEKKSPKRKRRLARQSDVDPANAPTVRRQLGI